A single region of the Calonectris borealis chromosome 21, bCalBor7.hap1.2, whole genome shotgun sequence genome encodes:
- the EDF1 gene encoding endothelial differentiation-related factor 1: MAESDWDTVTVLRKKGPSAAQAKSKQAILAAQRRGEDVETSKKWAAGQNKQHFITKNTAKLDRETEELHHDRVPLEVGKVIQQGRQSKGMTQKDLATKINEKPQVIADYESGRAIPNNQVMGKIERAIGLKLRGKDIGKPLETGPKGK, encoded by the exons ATGGCGGAGAGCGACTGGGACACGGTCACGGTGCTGCGCAAGAAGGGCCCCAGCGCGGCCCAGGCCAAGTCCAAGCAG GCGATCCTGGCGGCCCAGCGGCGCGGAGAGGACGTGGAGACCTCCAAGAAGT GGGCAGCAGGccaaaacaaacaacactttATTACAAAGAACACGGCCAAGCTCGACCGAGAAACAGAGGAGCTGCACCATGACAGAGTTCCCCTGGAGGTGGGCAAAGTGATCCAGCAGGGCCGACAGAGCAAGGGCATGACGCAGAAGGACTTGGCCACA AAAATCAATGAAAAACCACAAGTTATTGCTGACTACGAATCAGGAAGAGCAATCCCCAATAACCAAGTTATGGGCAAGATTGAAAGAGCCATTG GCCTTAAACTGCGTGGGAAGGATATTGGAAAACCACTGGAAACCGGCCCCAAAGGGAAATGA